GACAGGGCCGACTACGGCGCGCGGAAGACCCGTATCGTGTCCCGCTTGGTCGGCTCGTGAATCACCTGTGTGAACCCGAACTCGTCGAACACGTGCTTCCAGTTGCGGTAGTACAGCGGGAACTCGTCGTCGACGTAGCTTACGGCGGTCTCGCCACGGCCCCGTTCGGGACTGTTGCCCTCGTTTTCGGCGGTCATGAGGATGTCGCCGGCGACGCGGGCGACGTCCTCGAACACCCACGTGTCGTCCGGGTGGATGTGCTGGAGCGTCTCGACCGAGTAGACGACGTCGAACGCGTCCGCGTCGTACTCGGGGAGGATGTCCTCTATCGCACCGGTCCTGAAGGTCCCCGTCTCGGCGAGTTTCGGGAAGGCATCGGCCATGACCTCGAAGGAGTCGTCGTTGATGTCGATGCCGGAGAGATGCTTGAATCCGTGTGAACGCAGGTGTTCGAGGTGGCGGCCGGAGCCACACCCCAGTTCAAGGATCGCGGCGTCGGTCCCGACGTAGTACTGGAGGGTTTCGAGGATGGTCTCACTGACTTTGTTGGGACCGAGTTCGGCGTAGTACCGCGGGGAGAATCTCCCGGAGCGACCGGCCCAGTCGTCACGGACTTCGTCGGGGTTCATACGAGACCGGACGCAGCGACGCGGTAAGTGTCCCGCGAAGTCGCGGGCACGGTCACACCGGCACGGCGTAGACCGTCCGCAGCGCCATGAGGACCACCAGTGACGTCACGAACACGCCCGACAGCAGGAGCCCGTAGTTCGCGATGGTGCTGTCGGCCGTCCACAGCTGCAGGGAGTAGTGCGACTTGGAGAGCGGCGTGAACGGCGTGACGCCCATCGGCGTCATCGCGTCGCCGGCGACGTGACCGAGGATGCCGACCGTCGCACCGAGCGCACCGACGACCGCACCCTCGACGGGTGTGTAGGCCCCTATCGAACCAGCCGTGACGTAGAGCAGGCCACCACAGACGACGCTGGCGGCGAGTGCGGCCCAGACCGTATGAGTGATGCCACGGTGCGAGACGAGCGGCAGTCGGTGGTCGAGGTCTGGCGTCGTCGCGAGCCCGACAGCCAGCCCCCAGCCGACCATCGACAGGAGGGGCTCTCGCAGGAGCAGCAGCGCGGCGCCGACGGGTGCATAGAGGAGGAGATTGAGTCCGTAGTGACCGTTCCGGTACATGCTCTGGCGGAACACGGCAGCGGCCGGATGAAAGCGTTGTGGCTCTCTGGACGACCGCGGACCGAAAGCGCGACCCCGGAGTAAGTGACCGTTGAATCAGCCTGGTGGCACGCGCGGCGGTTCCTTGGCCACGTTGTCGATGAAGGGTCCAGGATAGGGAGCGACAGTAATGGTTCTAATTTAACATGTTTGCCGTCGTAGCCCACAGACAGAGGCACAACAATGACACTACTCGAAGGCAAGACGGCGGTCATCACCGGCGCTAGTTCAGGTATCGGTCGCGGTATCGCACGAGGGTTCGCCCAGCACGGGGCCCGAGCAGTCGTCGTTGCCGACGTCCGCGAGGAACCGAAAGGCGAGGGGCCGCCGACCCACGAACTGGTCAGCGAAGAGTCGGACACCGAGGCCGCGTTCGTCGAGTGTGACGTCACGAACCGGGCGGACCTCAGGGAAGCGGTCGAAGCCGCCGAGGCATCCGGCGGCATCGACGTGATGGTGAACAACGCCGGCATCTGGCACGCCGAGGAGTTCTTCGACGTCTCTGAGGAGGACTATCGGCAGATGCTAGATATCAACCTCAAAGGAGCGTACTTCGGTTCGCAGATCGCAGGCGAGCACCTCGTCGAGAACGAGGACGGTGGGTCTATCATCAACATCTCCAGCATCGCCGGCCTCTTCGGGAACGGTGACTGGCCGACCTACGCCGCGTCCAAGGGCGGCCTCACGACGTTCACCTACTCACTGGCCCACAAGCTCGGGGGCGACGGCGTGCGCGTCAACGCCATCCACCCCGGTGGGATTCAGACGATGATCGGCGGGGAAGTGACCGACGAGGAAGCGGCCGCAGAGCAGGCCCAACAGTTCACGCAGATGGTCCCACTCGGGCGCTACGGCCAACCCGAGGACGTGGCCGGCGCTGCGACGTTCCTCGCGAGCGACCTCGCGAGTTACGTCACCGGCGAATCGCTCGTCGTCGACGGCGGTTGGACGAGCTGGCGGTAACCCGCGGTCGGACCGGTGACCGAATCACGGACGGTGAGTTGCTTGTTCGGCCCTCCCCAGTGAGGGGCGGGTTTGATGACAGTCACCCGGCTAGGAGGAGTATGGACACAGACCGACTCCTCGAGCTCGTCCCGCACTACCTCGCCATGTTGTTCCTGGTGTTCCTGGTTCTCACGGTCGTTCGGATGGCCGTCGGTGACATCGGGTTCATCGCCGAGTTAGCGGTCGTTACCGTCGTCGTCTTCGCGTATCGTCCTATCGTGATGCGACTCGGTGTGGGACCAAGCGCGTGGGAGTGAGCGGGACAGACAGGCTGCGGCCGATTACTGGCTTTCATCGGACTGGGACGGACGGGCTCCCAGCCGCGTCTCGATGCGCGTGCCACCCGAGCCGCTCTCGGTCAGCCGCATCTCCCAGCCGTGCGACTGGGCGATCTGTCTGACGATCGGCAGGCCGAAGCCAGTGCTGTCCTCCGCGGTCGAATAGCCCCGGTCGAAGACGTCTTCGCGTTCGGGCTCGGGAATCCCGGGCCCGTCGTCCGCGACGTAGAACCCGTTCTCGAGTTCACCGACGGTAATCGTCACGTCCTCGCCCCCGTGCTCGATAGCGTTTCGGATGAGGTTCTCGAAGAACTGCTGGAATCGGCTCTCGTTGGCCTGCACTGTCCGGTCGGTCGCCAGATCGAGCGTCGCGTCTCTCGTGTCGATGGTCCGCCAGCAGGTCTCGACGATGTCGTCTAGCCGGACCGCCTCACGGTCGGTGACCTCACCACCTTCACGGGCCCGCCGGAGGAGGTCGTCGATCAGCTCCTCGCCCCGCTCGATGGCGTCGCCGACGGCATCGAGGTGTTCGCTGTCACACTCCGACCGTGCGAGCTCGAGCTGCCCCGAAGCGACGTGCAGCGGGTTCCGCAGGTCGTGGGACGCGTTGCTGGCGAACTGTTCCAGCCGGCTGTTCTTCTCCTCGAGTTTCGCTTCGTACTCCTTGCGCTCGGTGACGTCCCGCGAGAACCCGATGACGTGGGTCTCGCCGTCGTCTGTCCGGAACGGCGTCAATCGAAGCTCCAGCGTGTCGATACCGTAGGGGACGTTCGGATGGAGTTCGATTCGAACGTCCGCCTGGTCGCCGCTAGCGATCGCTTCGATCGCCGACTCGACGTCTTCCAGTTCACTCTCGGTGAGCGTCCCGAGGTCCCGTTGCACCGAGACGTGTTCGCCGACCCACCCGTCGAACGGGATGCCCGAGACGTCGACCACGCGTTCGTTCACGAACCGCACGTTGCCGGACTCGTCGAACAGATAGATGCCGTCTTCGGTGTTCTCGACCATCGCCTCGTATCGTTCGAGCTCTCGCTGTCGGTCCCGCTCGTCGGTGAGGTCCCTGCTAATCACGACGAAACGGTCCTTCCCCTCGAAGGCGATACGGCTGACGTGGACTCTGACCGGAAGTGTCGACCCGTCTTTCCGCTCGTAGGCGCCCTCGAACTCGCGCTGGGTGCCGACCTCCATCCCCTCCCAGAGTGAGTTCGCCGCCTCCGGGTCGATGCCCTGGTCCAGCTCCCAGACTTTCATCTCCGTCAGTTCCGACTTGTCGTATCCCGTCTTCTCGCAGAGTCGCGGGTTCGGTTCGATGATGTTGCCCGCGTCGTCGTGGATGTTAATCATCACCGGCGAGTTGTCGAACAGCGCTCTGAGGCGAGCAGTCGTTCGCTGCAGCTGTTCCTGCCGTTCCTTTCGGTCGGTGATATCCTGGAACTGCGAGAATATCGCCACGACGTCACCGCTCTCGTCGGTGATGATTCGGTTGTGCCACTCGCAGGTGATTATCTCCCCGTCCTTCCGGACGTTCCTGTCGATGCTGTGGTAGCCGCCTTCGGCCTCTGCCAGCGCCGAGGTCACCTCGTCGACGTTCTGGTGGCTGGAGGTAGTGACGATTTTCTCCCACGTTTCTCCCTTCAGCTCGTCTTCTGTGTACCCCAGAATCTCCTCGCCGGCGGGGTTTAGCCCGACGATCTCGAAGTCCTGGTCGTATTCGAGAACGCCGAGCGGCGACTGTTCGACGAAGAGCTCGAGGCGCTGCTGGCTGGCTTCGAGTTTCGTCTGTGACCGGAACTGGTCGACGGCGTTCCCGATTCGGTTGGCGAGGACGGTGTACTGCTCGCCGCTGGTCCCCTTCTGTAGGTAGTCGGTGACTCCCGCGGAGATGGCCTCGCTAGCGATCTCCTCACTCCCCTTGCCCGTGAACAGAATGAACGGGAGGTCGGGGTAGTCGCTCCGGACCGCCTCGAGGAACTCGATACCGTTCAGGTCCGGCATATCGTAGTCGCTGACGATACAGTCGACGTCGGCGCCGAGTCGCTCTAAGCCCTCGGCCGTACTCGTGGCCGTATCGACGGTGAACCCGGCGTTCTCTCGTTCGAGAAAGGTTGCAGCCAGGTCGAGCAGCTCCGGGTCATCGTCGACGTGAAGGACACGTATCGGCGCTGACGGCATATTCGACCTCTTTTTCTGCTCAAGACTGTAAATAATGACTGGATGGCTATCACGTTTGAGATTTTCCGTCAGTCACGATGCGTGGTTGGTCGACCGGTACCGCCTTGATTCGGGTCGGGTGCAATAGCGCGTCCCGAATTCTGTACCAGCCGCTCGTGAAGTTCTTCGAGCCAGACCACGAGCGCTGCTGCCACCAGTTCGACCATCGAACGACGCCCCGTATCGAATCAGAACCGGCCAAACTGATGGTCAGTTTCCGCAGAATGCTTCGCGTTGGGTAACTCGTTGCCAGTAGAAACGCTATTTTATGTCCAAATAAGAGTTAGTTAGCACTAAATTAGTAATATATCTCAATAGAGGGCGTTTGTATAAGATATATTGGGATATACCGAGAGTTGAGAGTTTTTTGAATACTATTTGCGACTATATACTGGCAATTTAATTTCGTCAATGCCAAATCGGTGTAGGAAATGAAAAACATGGTTAGAAAATGATTGGCCAGAGACAACCTATCCGAGGCATAAACGTGGGGGCGTCGATGGGTGGCTCTACGAGAGGTGCCGGGAAGTTCGGGGACAGTGCGCCGCGTCGACAGCCTACAGTTCGACGCGCTGCCCTGTCTCGGCGGCGTCGTAAATCGCCTCGATGGTCCGCACGTCGGTGAGTCCGTCCTGCCCGTCCGGGTCCGGGTCGGTGCCGGTGAGGACACAACTCGCGAAGTACTCGAACTCCTCGTCGATACCGGACACCTCGCTTCCCTCGAGCGACAGCGTCGAGCCGTCTCTCGTGAGATGGAACGTCCGCTGGGCTTCCGGGAAGAACGCCGGGTCGATTTCGAGTTTCCCCTCTGTGCCGACGAGCACGAACGTGTCGTCCAGGTTCGCGCCGTAGCTCGACGCGACGGCAGCACTCATCCGGCCCGGGAACGAGAGCTGGAAGGAGATGTGCTCCTCGACGCCCGCGTAGCGCTCGTCCGACGTCTTCGTCTCTGCCTGTACCGCGACCGGGTCCTCGTCGATGAGGTATCGCAGCGTGTTGATCGGATAGATGCCGATGTCGACGAGCGCACCACCCCCCGCCAGGTCCGGGTCGAGTCGCCACTGGTCCGCGTCGGCGTCCCGACCCAACAGGGTAATCGAGAAATCGCCGATGGCGTACACAGGCGTTCCGATGACGCCGTCCTGGACCAACTCACGCATCCGACGGATGCCCGGTTCGGCTTGCTGGCGGTAGGCCGTCATCAGCGTCACGTCGGCATCGGCACACGCCTCGACCATCCGCTCCGTACGTTCGGCGGACACCTCCAGTGGTTTCTCACAGAGGACGTCCTTGCCGAGCGCGGCGGCCGCCTCGACGTGTTCGAGGTGGAGGGCGTTCGGGGTCGAGACATACACTGCGTCGTACTCGTCGGCGGCGGTGCCGTCCTGGAAGTCGCTGTAGCCGATGACGTGGTCCGCACCGACCGCTCCGGCGAGGCGGTTCCCCTTCTCCGCGTCCCCGGTGACGAGAACGCTCGCCGTACAGTGCTCACCCTGCTCGATTGCAGGCAGCGCGAACTCCTCTGCGAACCAGCCACAGCCGACCACGGCGAAGCGGACCTGCTCATCCGGTGCCGGTGTCTCCCAGTTCCGCCCGGTGAAGCCTTCGAAGTATGATTCGACGTCCATCGTTCGCTACTCGTTGAGCGACCCTTCCGCCCAGAACGCTTCGCCAGGCTCGGTCTCGAAGACGGCACGGTTGAGTACGTCCATCGACTTCTCGATGCCTTCACGGGTGCTGGTCAGGGAGTCCTCGTGCTCCACCGAGAGGGTCCCGTCGTACCCGGCCATCCGGAGTTCGCTCACGATGTTCTTCCAGTACTGCTCGCCGTGCCCGTAGCCGATGGTCCGGAACAGCCAGGACCGCTCCGGTTCCTTCGTGTACATCTTGGGGTCCTGGACGCCCTTGAGCTTCGAGACCGGTTCGTTGAGCTTCGAGTCCTTCGCGTGGAAGTGATGGATCGCGTCGTGCTCGCCGAGATACCGGATCGTCTCGGGAATGTCGACGCCGTGCCAGAACAGCTGTGACGGGTCGAGGTTCGCCCCGATGTATTCGTTGGTCTCCTCGCGGAGGTCGATGAGCCCCGTAGGCTCGTATATCATCATGTTCGGATGCATCTCGATGCCGATTTTCACGTCGTGCTCGGCGGCGAGGTCACCGATTTCCTGCCAGTAGGGAACGGTCTTTTCCTCCCACTGCCACCGCCAGGCTTCGTTGTGCTCGGAGGGCCACGGCGCGGTGATCCAGTTCGGCACGTTGTCGTCGGGACCGCCGGCCGGCAGGCCCGAGAAGGCACAGACGACGTCGACGTCGAGCTGGTCCGCGAGTCGAATCGACTCGCGGAGGTCCGTGTCTGACTGTTCGGCCTTCTCCTCGTCGGGGTGGAGCGGATTGTCGTGTGTCGAGAGGGCACTGATGTGAAAGCCGTAGTCGTCGAGCGTCTGATGCAGTTCGGCCTGTTTGTCGGGGTTGTCCAGATACTCGTCGCGGGGCAGGAAGTCCTGCCCGAGGACGCCACCGGAGCCGAGTTCCACGGCCTCTGCTCCCAGGCCGTCCAGGTATTCGAGTACCTCTTCTAGCGTCTGGTCCCCGAAGGGAACCACGTTACAGCCAATCTCCATAAGTACGTGTGAAACATCTCAACAGGGTATTATAATCATTTCCCCGTTACGTTGACATTCCTATAGGTATCCACCGAGCGGGCTCGGTGGGACCGATAGAAGGATGGCTGCGCCTCCCGTTTCGGTTGCCGATGGTGGGTGGCCGCAGGACTCGAGACATCGTCGGCTCTCACGGGCGAGCGGAGCGCCTCCCGGTGAGCGAACGAGTCCGGATGTCAGCTGTCAGACCGCATCTGCGTCCTGCATGTACGCGTCCATTTTCTCTGCGAGCGCCAGCGCGAACGCCTCGTCGTTGACGTTCGCGTCCATCTCGATCAGTTCGACGCCCTCGTCGACCGTGTCTCTGAGCGCGTCGAACAGGGCGGCGTCGGCCTCGGAGTCGAAGAAGTCCTCGCCCTCGACGTCGAGCATCGAGACGCCACCCAGCGGCAGATAAAGGGCAGTCGGCCCGGTCGCCGCGTTGAGTTTTTCGGCGATGATCGTGCCGATGGCCTCGTTTTCCGCGGGCGTGGTCCGCATGAGTGTCACCTGCGGATTGTGGACGTGGAAGGTTCGCCCCTCGAACTCCTCGGGCACCGAGTCTCGCGGCCCGAAGTTGACCATGTCGAGCGCGCCAGTCGAGACGACCTGGGGGACACCCGTCTCGGCCGCGGCGTCGAGGCGGTCCGGGCCCGCAGCGAGGACGCCACCGACGTGCTCGTCGGCCCACTCCGTCGTCGTGACGTCGAGGACACCGTCGATGATCCCTTCACGTATCAGGTTCTCCATTGCCTGCCCACCGGTGCCCGTCGCGTGGAAGACGATGGTCTCGTACCCGCGCTCCTCGAGCCACTCGCGGGCTGTTTGCACGCAGGGCGTGGTGACGCCGAACATCGTGATGCCGATGGTCGGACGGTCCTCGACCGCGACGT
This DNA window, taken from Haloarcula ordinaria, encodes the following:
- a CDS encoding Tm-1-like ATP-binding domain-containing protein produces the protein MSVGIIGTLDTKGEEIGFARDVIEAQGVDVHLIDVGVMGDPEIEPDTTAAAVAETAGSTLEALRGSGDRGEAMTVMGEGAAAVVQRLYEDGVLDGLLGLGGSGNTSIATSAMRALPVGVPKLMISTMASGDTEPYVGSRDVAMLYSVADIEGLNQLSRTVIANGALAMVGMVANEADVAVEDRPTIGITMFGVTTPCVQTAREWLEERGYETIVFHATGTGGQAMENLIREGIIDGVLDVTTTEWADEHVGGVLAAGPDRLDAAAETGVPQVVSTGALDMVNFGPRDSVPEEFEGRTFHVHNPQVTLMRTTPAENEAIGTIIAEKLNAATGPTALYLPLGGVSMLDVEGEDFFDSEADAALFDALRDTVDEGVELIEMDANVNDEAFALALAEKMDAYMQDADAV
- a CDS encoding class I SAM-dependent methyltransferase, whose product is MNPDEVRDDWAGRSGRFSPRYYAELGPNKVSETILETLQYYVGTDAAILELGCGSGRHLEHLRSHGFKHLSGIDINDDSFEVMADAFPKLAETGTFRTGAIEDILPEYDADAFDVVYSVETLQHIHPDDTWVFEDVARVAGDILMTAENEGNSPERGRGETAVSYVDDEFPLYYRNWKHVFDEFGFTQVIHEPTKRDTIRVFRAP
- a CDS encoding sugar phosphate isomerase/epimerase family protein, which produces MEIGCNVVPFGDQTLEEVLEYLDGLGAEAVELGSGGVLGQDFLPRDEYLDNPDKQAELHQTLDDYGFHISALSTHDNPLHPDEEKAEQSDTDLRESIRLADQLDVDVVCAFSGLPAGGPDDNVPNWITAPWPSEHNEAWRWQWEEKTVPYWQEIGDLAAEHDVKIGIEMHPNMMIYEPTGLIDLREETNEYIGANLDPSQLFWHGVDIPETIRYLGEHDAIHHFHAKDSKLNEPVSKLKGVQDPKMYTKEPERSWLFRTIGYGHGEQYWKNIVSELRMAGYDGTLSVEHEDSLTSTREGIEKSMDVLNRAVFETEPGEAFWAEGSLNE
- a CDS encoding PAS domain S-box protein → MPSAPIRVLHVDDDPELLDLAATFLERENAGFTVDTATSTAEGLERLGADVDCIVSDYDMPDLNGIEFLEAVRSDYPDLPFILFTGKGSEEIASEAISAGVTDYLQKGTSGEQYTVLANRIGNAVDQFRSQTKLEASQQRLELFVEQSPLGVLEYDQDFEIVGLNPAGEEILGYTEDELKGETWEKIVTTSSHQNVDEVTSALAEAEGGYHSIDRNVRKDGEIITCEWHNRIITDESGDVVAIFSQFQDITDRKERQEQLQRTTARLRALFDNSPVMINIHDDAGNIIEPNPRLCEKTGYDKSELTEMKVWELDQGIDPEAANSLWEGMEVGTQREFEGAYERKDGSTLPVRVHVSRIAFEGKDRFVVISRDLTDERDRQRELERYEAMVENTEDGIYLFDESGNVRFVNERVVDVSGIPFDGWVGEHVSVQRDLGTLTESELEDVESAIEAIASGDQADVRIELHPNVPYGIDTLELRLTPFRTDDGETHVIGFSRDVTERKEYEAKLEEKNSRLEQFASNASHDLRNPLHVASGQLELARSECDSEHLDAVGDAIERGEELIDDLLRRAREGGEVTDREAVRLDDIVETCWRTIDTRDATLDLATDRTVQANESRFQQFFENLIRNAIEHGGEDVTITVGELENGFYVADDGPGIPEPEREDVFDRGYSTAEDSTGFGLPIVRQIAQSHGWEMRLTESGSGGTRIETRLGARPSQSDESQ
- a CDS encoding metal-dependent hydrolase, with product MYRNGHYGLNLLLYAPVGAALLLLREPLLSMVGWGLAVGLATTPDLDHRLPLVSHRGITHTVWAALAASVVCGGLLYVTAGSIGAYTPVEGAVVGALGATVGILGHVAGDAMTPMGVTPFTPLSKSHYSLQLWTADSTIANYGLLLSGVFVTSLVVLMALRTVYAVPV
- a CDS encoding SDR family NAD(P)-dependent oxidoreductase, whose protein sequence is MTLLEGKTAVITGASSGIGRGIARGFAQHGARAVVVADVREEPKGEGPPTHELVSEESDTEAAFVECDVTNRADLREAVEAAEASGGIDVMVNNAGIWHAEEFFDVSEEDYRQMLDINLKGAYFGSQIAGEHLVENEDGGSIINISSIAGLFGNGDWPTYAASKGGLTTFTYSLAHKLGGDGVRVNAIHPGGIQTMIGGEVTDEEAAAEQAQQFTQMVPLGRYGQPEDVAGAATFLASDLASYVTGESLVVDGGWTSWR
- the gfo6 gene encoding D-xylose 1-dehydrogenase Gfo6, which translates into the protein MDVESYFEGFTGRNWETPAPDEQVRFAVVGCGWFAEEFALPAIEQGEHCTASVLVTGDAEKGNRLAGAVGADHVIGYSDFQDGTAADEYDAVYVSTPNALHLEHVEAAAALGKDVLCEKPLEVSAERTERMVEACADADVTLMTAYRQQAEPGIRRMRELVQDGVIGTPVYAIGDFSITLLGRDADADQWRLDPDLAGGGALVDIGIYPINTLRYLIDEDPVAVQAETKTSDERYAGVEEHISFQLSFPGRMSAAVASSYGANLDDTFVLVGTEGKLEIDPAFFPEAQRTFHLTRDGSTLSLEGSEVSGIDEEFEYFASCVLTGTDPDPDGQDGLTDVRTIEAIYDAAETGQRVEL